The following coding sequences lie in one Tichowtungia aerotolerans genomic window:
- a CDS encoding sodium:solute symporter, with protein sequence MMTQFAKITLSLILACAGFSFAETSDGFFDFSSAPAEAVVQSGSGALVFQGVKIQDGVYRIDGQNVLRVEGEESTTLPDLPAVLTNPGATVADGNLFVAGGSQLFKLNLSDLQSGWSECSSLPEPAVGKPVLVGLNGALYVSGTGEFGAGAFSYNPVRDEWIILSPAPEDLSGFVAAACGNEHLLYFNANKVDDRILAYYRVTGSWVELDRLPQAVLPIGVASVGTEFFLFCEDSVVSGKAKLHPTKYGWVDHFVVAILVVSLVMVGVVFSKKEKSSGDYFRAGQRVPWWAAGLSLFASGASAISLMAMPGKAFAGNWIYFSISIFIVIVQLPLMLLVYVPLIRRLNIATANDYLERRYGVPIRMLGFVIYSLNQMLGRMAAILLLPSIALSAIFGLPMEQSILIMGVVATIYVTLGGLEAVIWTDVLQATVMLLAVLTCCAWAFFTLDLSMPAAREALAGMNKLQMFDFSFDWTAPVFLILFTNVISLTFGLIGDQTFIQRIQCTPDEKESRKTIITQLAVAVPMNVVLFALGTLLFLFYKTRPEVLSPALKSDGIFPFFAAQNLPPGMAGFVVAALLAATMSTVSGAINSVANLGVEDVYRRFFPKATDHKCLILGRTLTISLGGFGTGAALLLARTSLLSVWDLALMITGMILAPITGIFVLGIFTRRANSVGAWVGTIASIAANYYAKFYMNLHALAYLTVGVFTCIVVGYLASLLYRKSNKNLDGLTVYTLLEKQNDK encoded by the coding sequence ATGATGACCCAGTTTGCAAAAATTACGCTTTCATTGATACTGGCCTGTGCCGGTTTTTCCTTTGCGGAAACCTCCGACGGTTTTTTTGATTTTTCTTCGGCACCTGCTGAGGCTGTTGTGCAGAGCGGTTCCGGTGCTCTGGTTTTCCAGGGAGTGAAAATTCAGGACGGGGTCTATCGGATTGACGGTCAGAACGTTCTTCGTGTGGAGGGAGAGGAGTCCACCACGTTGCCGGATCTTCCGGCCGTATTGACCAATCCCGGTGCGACCGTTGCCGATGGGAACCTGTTTGTTGCAGGTGGATCGCAACTGTTTAAGCTGAACCTTTCCGATCTGCAGTCCGGGTGGTCTGAGTGTTCTTCGCTGCCGGAGCCTGCTGTTGGTAAACCGGTGCTTGTCGGCCTGAACGGTGCGCTGTATGTGAGCGGAACGGGTGAGTTCGGGGCAGGGGCGTTTTCCTATAACCCGGTTCGCGATGAATGGATAATACTCAGCCCGGCTCCCGAAGACCTGAGCGGCTTTGTTGCTGCCGCCTGCGGCAATGAACACCTGCTTTATTTTAATGCCAATAAAGTCGATGACCGCATTCTGGCTTATTATCGTGTGACCGGTTCATGGGTTGAGCTGGACCGTCTTCCGCAGGCTGTTCTGCCGATCGGTGTGGCGTCAGTCGGGACGGAGTTTTTTCTCTTTTGTGAAGACTCTGTTGTATCCGGGAAAGCGAAGCTGCATCCGACCAAGTATGGGTGGGTCGACCATTTTGTCGTGGCGATTCTGGTTGTCTCGCTGGTGATGGTCGGGGTTGTTTTTTCGAAAAAAGAAAAATCGAGCGGTGACTATTTTCGCGCCGGCCAGCGGGTTCCGTGGTGGGCGGCGGGCCTCAGCCTGTTTGCCAGCGGGGCAAGCGCCATCAGCCTGATGGCCATGCCGGGCAAGGCTTTCGCCGGCAACTGGATCTATTTTTCGATTTCCATTTTTATTGTTATCGTTCAACTGCCGCTGATGCTGCTGGTTTATGTTCCGCTCATTCGCCGGTTGAATATCGCAACGGCCAATGACTATCTCGAGCGACGCTATGGCGTGCCGATCCGTATGCTCGGTTTTGTTATTTATTCGCTCAACCAGATGCTGGGGCGCATGGCCGCGATCCTGCTGCTTCCCTCGATTGCACTCAGCGCCATCTTCGGCCTGCCGATGGAGCAGAGCATTCTGATTATGGGTGTGGTCGCAACCATTTATGTGACACTCGGCGGGCTTGAGGCCGTCATTTGGACTGACGTCTTGCAGGCAACGGTGATGCTGCTGGCGGTGCTAACCTGTTGTGCCTGGGCTTTCTTCACTCTGGACCTTTCAATGCCTGCCGCCCGCGAGGCGCTGGCCGGCATGAACAAGCTGCAGATGTTCGATTTCAGTTTCGATTGGACCGCGCCGGTTTTCCTGATTCTGTTCACCAATGTGATTTCCCTGACCTTCGGGCTGATCGGCGACCAAACCTTTATTCAGCGCATTCAGTGCACACCGGACGAAAAGGAATCGCGCAAAACCATCATTACGCAGCTGGCCGTGGCTGTGCCAATGAATGTTGTCCTGTTCGCGCTGGGAACCCTGCTGTTCCTCTTCTACAAAACGCGTCCGGAAGTGCTCAGTCCGGCACTCAAGTCCGACGGGATTTTCCCGTTCTTTGCCGCGCAGAACCTTCCGCCCGGCATGGCGGGCTTTGTGGTTGCAGCGTTGCTGGCCGCCACCATGTCCACCGTTTCCGGCGCCATCAACAGTGTGGCCAACCTCGGGGTGGAGGATGTTTATCGCCGCTTCTTTCCCAAGGCGACAGATCATAAATGCCTGATTCTCGGGCGTACGCTGACGATCAGCCTCGGGGGTTTCGGGACGGGCGCGGCGCTGCTGCTGGCGCGCACCAGCCTGCTGTCGGTCTGGGATCTTGCCCTGATGATTACCGGCATGATCCTTGCGCCGATTACCGGAATTTTTGTGCTGGGGATTTTCACCCGTCGCGCCAACAGCGTCGGCGCCTGGGTCGGAACCATCGCTTCGATTGCAGCAAATTATTACGCCAAGTTTTATATGAACCTGCATGCGTTGGCCTACCTCACGGTCGGCGTGTTCACCTGCATCGTCGTCGGGTATCTGGCCAGTCTGCTTTACCGAAAATCCAATAAAAACCTCGACGGTCTGACCGTCTATACCCTTTTGGAGAAACAGAATGATAAATGA
- a CDS encoding Gfo/Idh/MocA family protein, with protein sequence MINDPVKIGVIGCGGYAYQLIIRIQTTPLYGKITAVTSRDLDSDGANYCRAHGIKVFQTVGELLEYGDFEAVINPTPIHLHAGITKQCLAAGFPVWMEKPPVATVQELDDLNTAALVTGLPVAVCFNSLFSFRAQQLKAELVAGKYGKIKRIKSRGAWVRTNAYFSRNGWAGSLKKNGRWILDGDINNPFAHVVCNGLFFAGSSQNELANPASVQAELYRANRIESEDTSAIRIITDEGLEILSWLTLACRDESNPDTVIETEQAVIRFINLQEVEITFNDGTVEYRESFKENRLEMIEHLCRTLRSNEDLICSLADTRPFTLTVNAAFDSAETISTIPPEALDCVTVRGDETQVAIAGMGEILKEAFESNSLFSEIGVPWVRASEPFYTDGYTQFPVRFQAEVPSEELVSV encoded by the coding sequence ATGATAAATGATCCTGTCAAAATCGGAGTGATCGGCTGCGGCGGCTATGCCTACCAGCTGATCATTCGAATTCAAACCACTCCGTTGTACGGAAAAATTACGGCGGTAACTTCGCGCGATCTCGACAGTGATGGTGCGAACTACTGTCGAGCGCATGGAATCAAGGTGTTTCAGACGGTTGGTGAACTGCTCGAATACGGTGATTTCGAGGCGGTGATAAACCCGACACCCATTCATCTGCATGCCGGCATTACCAAGCAGTGTCTGGCCGCCGGATTCCCGGTCTGGATGGAAAAGCCGCCGGTTGCCACCGTTCAGGAACTGGATGACCTCAATACGGCGGCACTGGTCACCGGACTTCCGGTTGCGGTCTGCTTTAACTCGCTCTTTTCCTTTCGCGCCCAGCAGCTCAAGGCCGAACTGGTCGCAGGGAAATACGGAAAGATCAAACGCATCAAGTCGCGGGGTGCATGGGTGCGGACCAACGCCTATTTCAGCCGCAACGGGTGGGCCGGTTCCTTGAAGAAAAACGGACGCTGGATTCTGGACGGAGACATCAATAACCCGTTTGCCCATGTGGTCTGCAATGGACTTTTCTTTGCCGGAAGCTCTCAGAATGAGCTCGCAAATCCGGCGTCGGTGCAGGCCGAGCTCTACCGTGCCAACCGGATTGAGAGCGAAGACACCAGCGCCATTCGCATCATTACTGATGAGGGGCTGGAGATTCTTTCGTGGCTGACGCTGGCGTGCAGGGACGAGTCCAATCCAGATACCGTTATTGAAACCGAACAGGCAGTGATTCGCTTCATCAACCTGCAGGAAGTCGAGATTACGTTTAATGATGGAACGGTGGAATACCGCGAAAGCTTCAAGGAAAACCGTCTCGAGATGATCGAACACCTTTGCCGTACATTGCGCAGTAATGAGGATCTTATCTGTTCGCTGGCGGATACTCGCCCGTTTACGCTGACCGTCAACGCCGCCTTTGATTCGGCTGAAACCATCAGCACGATTCCGCCTGAAGCACTGGATTGCGTAACTGTCCGTGGCGACGAAACGCAGGTTGCGATTGCCGGCATGGGGGAAATCCTGAAGGAGGCATTTGAGTCGAACTCGCTTTTTTCCGAAATCGGTGTCCCGTGGGTGCGCGCCAGTGAACCGTTTTATACAGATGGCTACACGCAGTTTCCCGTTCGCTTTCAGGCGGAAGTGCCGTCAGAAGAATTGGTTTCTGTTTAA
- a CDS encoding Gfo/Idh/MocA family protein — MSEKKEVSVLLAGGFGHAVWVFDEWMRDDAPVRLVGAVQTLPDEKLDGFLAHPWAQKFTPSIYQELEEALAVEKPDLVVVSTRPDLNPDLIEKSLRAGCHVISEKPLAVDEAGLRRLHAAVQETGRYILPMLGMHEVPAFAEARELVEQGVIGEPVLLNARKSYQWGTRADWFKQRETYGGIWGWVGIHSFNHAAHIIGRNAVKVLAAQEQNCFHPEYGPGCSDCLSGLFLLEGGVQMTVSIDLLRPDGQKAWGDDWVRIVGSEGSLEANPELGTIRLIRKGHDEEVRNVTAVAPSFYTAFLDTVENNADFSQLTALGFQLTDSVLIAELASIKGFRDLDVNPRRWELS, encoded by the coding sequence ATGTCAGAAAAAAAAGAGGTTTCTGTTCTGCTTGCGGGCGGGTTTGGCCATGCGGTTTGGGTTTTTGATGAATGGATGCGCGACGATGCGCCGGTTCGTCTGGTCGGTGCTGTGCAGACATTGCCGGATGAAAAACTGGACGGGTTTCTTGCTCACCCGTGGGCGCAGAAATTTACGCCATCCATTTATCAGGAGCTGGAAGAGGCGCTGGCCGTCGAAAAGCCGGATCTGGTGGTGGTCAGCACCCGTCCGGATCTGAACCCCGATTTAATTGAAAAAAGCCTGCGCGCGGGTTGTCATGTGATTTCCGAAAAACCGCTGGCGGTGGATGAGGCCGGACTGCGTCGTCTGCATGCGGCGGTTCAGGAAACCGGAAGATACATTCTTCCAATGCTTGGAATGCATGAGGTGCCTGCGTTTGCGGAAGCTCGTGAATTGGTCGAGCAGGGGGTAATCGGTGAGCCGGTACTGCTCAACGCCCGCAAATCCTATCAGTGGGGCACGCGCGCCGACTGGTTTAAACAGCGTGAAACCTATGGCGGCATCTGGGGCTGGGTCGGCATTCATTCCTTCAATCATGCCGCGCACATCATCGGCCGCAATGCCGTTAAGGTACTGGCAGCGCAGGAGCAGAATTGCTTCCATCCCGAGTACGGCCCTGGCTGCTCTGACTGTTTGAGTGGTCTCTTCCTGCTGGAGGGCGGCGTGCAGATGACCGTAAGCATTGATCTGCTGCGGCCCGACGGGCAGAAAGCGTGGGGGGATGACTGGGTGCGCATCGTTGGCTCGGAAGGCAGTCTAGAAGCGAACCCTGAACTGGGCACTATCCGGCTTATTCGCAAAGGACATGACGAAGAGGTGCGAAACGTGACCGCGGTGGCCCCGTCGTTCTACACCGCCTTCCTCGATACGGTTGAAAACAATGCTGATTTCTCGCAGCTAACCGCTCTTGGCTTTCAACTGACCGACTCTGTCCTGATCGCCGAGCTTGCATCGATCAAAGGTTTTCGCGATCTTGACGTGAATCCTCGTCGTTGGGAACTGTCTTGA
- a CDS encoding SGNH/GDSL hydrolase family protein, translating into MSKEKTVLCFGDSNTWGASPIGGVRYDRQTRWPGILQQELGDGYYVIEEGLPGRNTVWDDPVEGGKNGLKQLVPLIHSHMPLDLLIIMLGTNDFKNRFSVSPMDISWSIGRLVKAARDSGNPFFGEAPEVLVICPPPLVDLSQSPLGGIFVGAEEKSRQLPSVLKTFCEENSIRLFNAGDVVQTSPVDGVHWEAEEHQKLGVAVAKEVLDIL; encoded by the coding sequence ATGAGTAAGGAAAAAACGGTACTGTGTTTTGGTGATTCGAATACGTGGGGGGCATCGCCGATCGGTGGTGTGCGTTACGACCGGCAGACCCGTTGGCCGGGTATTTTGCAGCAGGAACTCGGGGACGGTTACTATGTCATCGAAGAAGGATTGCCGGGTCGCAATACGGTTTGGGACGATCCGGTCGAGGGCGGCAAAAACGGCCTGAAGCAGCTTGTGCCGCTCATTCATTCCCACATGCCGCTCGATCTGCTTATTATCATGCTGGGAACCAATGACTTTAAAAACCGCTTCAGCGTTTCGCCGATGGATATCAGCTGGAGCATCGGCCGACTCGTCAAAGCCGCGCGCGACAGCGGCAATCCATTCTTCGGCGAAGCTCCGGAAGTGCTGGTCATCTGTCCGCCGCCGCTGGTGGACCTGAGCCAAAGCCCGCTCGGAGGTATCTTTGTTGGAGCGGAAGAAAAATCACGGCAGCTTCCGTCTGTGCTGAAAACCTTCTGCGAAGAAAACAGCATTCGTCTGTTCAATGCCGGGGACGTCGTACAAACCAGTCCGGTTGACGGGGTTCACTGGGAGGCTGAAGAGCATCAGAAACTGGGCGTGGCTGTTGCCAAAGAAGTGCTGGATATTCTGTGA